In Cyanobacteriota bacterium, one genomic interval encodes:
- a CDS encoding ABC transporter ATP-binding protein — translation MNNNQQVDWHPQQMMPPGCVQDQQSQLQGTDLLVAQGLTGGYFHQAIVHEIYLSLQSGEWLSLVGANGSGKSTLLRLLSRILAPQKGVVLLDGKAIHHQSPQTVARQLAILPQQSMVPAGLTVRQLVSLGRTPHQPWWQWELTAADHRHVDGAIAQTQLEAFQHRPVEQLSGGERQRAFLALALAQAPQVLLLDEPTTFLDMHYQLELLELLKKLNQQQNLSIITVLHDVNLAARYSDRIAMLRQGKLVAIGSPSDVITPDNLREGFGVEAMILTTPVGLQICLLPPNGVSARCRDSPKG, via the coding sequence ATGAACAACAATCAGCAGGTAGATTGGCACCCTCAACAGATGATGCCTCCAGGCTGTGTACAAGATCAACAATCCCAACTGCAAGGGACAGACCTGCTAGTGGCGCAAGGGCTAACAGGCGGCTATTTTCATCAGGCTATCGTCCACGAGATCTACTTGTCTTTGCAATCGGGAGAATGGCTAAGTCTAGTCGGAGCCAATGGATCGGGCAAGTCAACCCTGCTGCGCCTGCTCAGTCGGATTCTGGCCCCTCAGAAGGGAGTTGTGTTGTTGGATGGAAAAGCAATTCATCATCAGTCTCCCCAAACTGTCGCCCGCCAGCTAGCCATTTTGCCCCAACAGTCTATGGTTCCAGCCGGACTCACTGTGCGTCAGTTGGTGAGTCTAGGCCGGACTCCCCACCAACCTTGGTGGCAATGGGAGCTAACCGCAGCAGATCATCGCCATGTGGACGGGGCGATCGCCCAGACCCAACTGGAGGCATTTCAACATCGCCCTGTGGAGCAACTATCTGGTGGAGAACGCCAGCGAGCCTTCTTGGCTCTCGCCTTGGCCCAAGCTCCCCAAGTCTTGTTGCTAGACGAACCCACTACCTTTTTGGATATGCACTACCAGTTGGAACTGCTGGAGTTACTCAAGAAATTGAATCAACAACAAAACCTTAGCATTATCACTGTTTTGCACGATGTCAACTTAGCGGCTCGTTACAGCGATCGCATTGCGATGCTACGGCAGGGGAAACTAGTGGCGATCGGCTCGCCTAGCGACGTAATCACCCCAGACAACCTGCGTGAAGGCTTCGGCGTAGAAGCAATGATCTTAACCACGCCAGTAGGATTACAAATTTGTCTCTTACCTCCTAACGGTGTTTCGGCTCGATGTCGTGATAGCCCCAAAGGGTAA